The Desulfobacterales bacterium nucleotide sequence ACAGGCTGAAACAGCGGCTCCATGATTTTATCGAAAGGGCCAAAAAGCTCCAGGGCGATCCCCATTACATTGCCGTGGGAATGGCCATCGGCGTCTTTGTCGCCATTACGCCGACCATTCCCTTTCACACGGCCATCGCCCTTGTCCTCGCCTTTCTGCTGCGGGGAAGCAAGCCGGCGGCTGTCATTGCCGTGTGGGTCAGCAATCCGGTTACGATCCCCATTTTTTATCTGGGCAGTTATAAGGTCGGAAATTTCATATTGGGAAATTCGATCCCTTTTGATCCAAAATACGAATCTCTCTCGGAGCTCGCCAAG carries:
- a CDS encoding DUF2062 domain-containing protein, which gives rise to MHPDEQSRKEKNTAINRLKQRLHDFIERAKKLQGDPHYIAVGMAIGVFVAITPTIPFHTAIALVLAFLLRGSKPAAVIAVWVSNPVTIPIFYLGSYKVGNFILGNSIPFDPKYESLSELAKLGADATIAMLVGGVILGIVPGIASYFITRKIFTTLRARRVDKHLFDEMP